A window of Miscanthus floridulus cultivar M001 chromosome 12, ASM1932011v1, whole genome shotgun sequence genomic DNA:
cgcaaacgcgattaacctcgccaagaaggctttcctgcaagcgaatcgagaacacaagcaagaacgggatgaacgcaatctgaaattacaaataaatatgaaggttatgataacaagaaggagttcaagtctttattcaaaaggactaatcgccataggcgaacaagatcaagaactggggccctggttcacagtaaGCAGCCTTGGTGgtacagttgtagcaaaacgacgtctgtttcacgaggaaatcaagaactaaacaaaactcaaaccctaaggaaagcgacagctgctatttatagaggtTTCAGTGTCACCCCctctagacgcgccccctaatgggcccaacacgatacacggtccaatgtaccaaaagacggtgtcatagtaccctggcagattctggatgctgacttatttcgatgattcccattgattccgaaggtattttgacgtgagaccacttggattagcttccttatcaaattatctttccaaccatatgtggatcattgaaaatagagtatagatgcgtcctgggtgactagtttaaggcagactagtcctgtaGGCCGAGGCACACTCGAACttaagttgctttgggcctccacctcagggactcaaaccgaattagcctcgtacctccttcttaacttggacacccttactagactcctacccctccataccatgtgccaaacatgatcatatgcatgggtgtcatgtcctcatcatcctccccttcttgacgaaaagccgtcctcgacgtcgattgtgcttgaaactgatcctgcacaacataaaggagaacggggttgcaaaaataaaagaaactgaaataattgtgagaagaaacatgaccatgtttccaagtttgtagcatgtcatctcgcataaaaatttcagcaagcatgtagactccatgatctgaatgcacacgatgtatgtcaacactatcatataaaagattagaactaaccaaagacaatgcaggaatagatgatctagcagatagagtagcaaccaacaatgctccccttcttggaagtgaacttgattctttgaggaacatgagaaaatgtttgtattattatggctaccctctaaacgatcataatcttgtacaataaaaggagaattcatattactacgaatgtatactcgatgtatcatatattgtcccttgttatatttgccaataacatgatatgtatatttagaaaaccaaggcaaatcaacatatttaaataggctctcctccaaataatctaggttacataaaacatcaaatttaatgtaacccaaagtatgtaaagaagacaatagtttgaactcatcagttttagtagcaatatgaataacatatttattttcagcacaagtgacagGTTCCAAAACATATAAAACTAAGGCATCATCaatcaattcatctttatcacaatgaacttcaagcaaattatcatgggacggagataaatcaagagatggtttcactaacaattgctctataatAGCATGatttgtggaagaatttagtacattaaaactattctcaccttccgtgagtgtaccATCacgggcattacctgtgttctcagcaggagtaaaaggtgcattgtgaagtgatggttctaaatttgcatatgaggttgtgagttcctcattttcttctatgtcatcctcttgcttatgtacattatcctacaaaaggttagtcatagcaagagaaaTAATAACAGActcatcctctaaatggtgcacctcagcatatgaagtcaaaataggaggtggattaacaaaggtttctcgcataaggagtttcatatcattctaagtttgaggtttatcagaaggatataaagactcccaccaagataaagcagaatgtcgcaaaacactagctgcatttgttaccttcctccttggacacataaagcgagtagcaaatatgttatctatggcaatttcccactccatgtactcatcagcacctatatcaTCATAAGTCGAtagatacgaacaacctatcattgttagaagacagcaaaagacgacataaaagtattatccctatcaactacttaggttgtggacaagaaaaaaataaggcactcaactcttaagcatcttaccacggtcttacaagtgttcttaccaaagcaacaggtggtgtaatcggtcggtgactgtgatatcgttgtagcttgagtgtaacagtttcAAGgtaaacctgtacttggttagaagaaagtgaagcttggataggcacaatatagtagcaaggaatagcaaaattcgcaactgaatagcaagctgaataagtatcccaagtacttgtcttagttgctggcctactcacgttccaagtaccagatgcatcaagtgatgtgaacagtaggaatatgattaggaataaggcagaaatcagcacacgcaaacacagctcaaatggcgctctctatgtgctcctttagatattgttctacttttgccagtcttttttctctatttttgtgctgtcgttgtttttttgggattctttgactttttatttttattttttgatattttttcttcacttaggagcacaaaagaagtaaccacagaaaatatgagcttaaacaagtgaaaggcgtggcctatgaaaattttagaagacgtgctcaacaTCGATAAAAGCTTATGATCACGAAAagtggatcttgtgaccagtttttgaccaaaataaaaatctctaacCCAAAAAAATAGGGATAGACAGATccaaaaaaatttctgatcgattttgatatataaaacatcaaaatctgagttcgtatgcgaaaactagaccagttttacgaactgactccgaattagaggataaaacgggaacaatatgcgcaaaattggtcacggcaacaaggatttgatgaaaacagtgaagacaagtataacaaattaAATGGCATGGACTAGGctttgatggatataaaggaaatacaacaagacttgaaggtgttcatggattatgatgaaaaacaaagggaaaaacataaactggactaaaaacgatctaaaaccagcaatcagagcttgacctagggcacaaactcaaccacgctacacagagacaaaattgcacaacacaacgaggctataggaaagggaatatgtgacggtgtatatttttttggctttttgtggactataggtaatataaaaacagtaacaatctaaagggaaaacaaagttatacctaacaggcaataaggtctctgataccacttgatgtagactaggtccaatctttcaaaaggtatgatagcgttgattggtggagactcgacgttcatgatctaggcttcgagccaagattgatttggacccccacaaccgttacaccactgctttattggttatcaaccacgtgaacatgattgacctcgccgagaaggctttcctgcaagcgaatcgagaacacaagcaagaacgggatgaacgcaatctgaaattgcaaataaatatgaggcttatgataacaagaaggagttcaagtgtttatttgaaaggactaatcgccacaggcaaacaagatcaagaacagaggccctggttcacagcaagcagccttggcggtacagttgcagcaaaacaacgttTATTTAACATGGAAattaagaactaaataaaacccaaaccctaaggagagcgatgactgctatttatagagtcttgggtgtcacccccctatacacgccccctaatgggcccaaacatgatacacggtccaacggaccaaaagacggtgtcgtagcaccttggtagattctggatactgacttatttcgatgattcctgttgattccaaaggtattttaacgtgagaccacttgtattgtcttccttatcaaattagctttccgtccatatgtggatcatcaaaaatagagtctggatgcgtcctgggtgaccagtttaaggcagactggtcctggaggccgaggcagactcgaacttgagttgctttgggcctccacctcagggactcgaaccgaattagcctcggacctccttcttgacttggacacccttgctggccttctacccctccataccatgtgccaaacatggtcatatgcatgggtgtcatgtcctcatcaagagCCCTCAACGCCAAAGTACCTTAACTAGTCCGAGCATTCGATCTAGTTTTCCAAAAAagatcaatggactagcgtgACTAATGCTAACCACTATCCACTTGTCCTGGGTCCAACAATAGCTGGCATGACAGTACCCAAGGTCCTGATTGATGGCGACGTAGGATTGAATATAATATTTGCAGATACGCTGAAGAAGATAGACCTGGACTTTACCAGCCTACTCACCCCCACTGACGTCCCTTTCTACGAGATAGTACCCGACAAGGCTGCCATGCCACTCGAACAGATCACACTTCCGGTAACGTTTGATAACCCAAACAATTTTCAAACAGAGTTCATGAAGTTCGAGGTGGCCTACTTCGAATCATCATACCATGCTATCTTTGGTCGACCTGCTTTGGCCAAGTTTATGGACGTTCCACATTACCTATACCTCTTGCTCAAGATGTCGGGTCCTAATGGCGTGCTCTCCTTCCGAGGTGACCTCAAGCGCTCATACGACTGCGACACGGGAGCCGTCCAGATTGTAGCTAGAGCGCAGCAAGCCTATGAAGCATAGGAGATTGCCAACCTTGCACAGCAGACTAAGCTGGAAGACATGGAGATTCCGACTAAGAAGGCAAGAATCATTGCACCGCCCTCTAAGACGGATACCTTCGAGATTGATCTAGGTACTGGTGATCCCTCCAAGACGGCTatcatcagtgcccacctctccAAAGAATAGAAACTTGCACTCACCAACTTTCTCAGGGAAAACAAGAATATCTTCGTGTGGAAGTCGACTGATATGCCAGGTgttccaagagagttggctgagcacaaattGGATTTAAACCCCAGCTCAAAGCCGGTCAAGCAACGTCTACAACGATTCTCACCAGATAAGAAAGCAGCAATCAAGAAGGAAATCACCAAGCTATTGGTAGCCGGGTTCATTAGGGAAATCCTTCACCCTGACTGGCTGGCCAATCCTGTGCTCATCTAGAAGAAGAACTCGAAagagtggcgcatgtgcatcaactacatagatctcaacaagcactgtCTGAAGGATcccttcagcttacctcgcatTGATTAGATCGTAGACTCTACGGCAGGGTTGACTCTTttgtccttccttgattgctactcGGGTTACCATCAGATTGCCCTCTGTAAAGAAGATTAGAGCAAGACATCCTTCACCACTctatttggtgcctactgctatatGACCATGTCCTTCAGGTTAAAAATGCTGGTGCAACCTATCAGTGGGCTATCTAGGCATGCCTAAGCGAGCAGATCAGTCATAATATAgaagcctatgtggatgatgtcatCGTCAAGACCAAGGACCCTTCTACTCTGATTGTTGACTTGAAACAAACCTTTGACAGTCTTCGTGTGTACAGTGGAAGCTTAACCCAACAAAGTGTGTGTTTGGAGTTCCTTCCAGATAGCTATTGCGTTTCTTTATGAGCCATCGGGTATCGAAGCTAGCACAAAACAAATTCAAGCAATCACTCAGATGACTCGACCTCATTGCGTCAAAGATGTTCAAAAGTTGacagggtgcatggctgccctcaatcatttcatctTGCGACTCAGGGAGAAAGGTTTGCCCTTCTTCAAGTTGTTGAAGAAGTTGAGCAAGTTGGAGTGGACAGCTGAAGCCGACGAAGCCTTCTAGAAGCTCAAGGAGCACCTGTCCACCTCTCCAATACTTACTCCACCCGAGAAGCATGAACCACTCCTACTCTACATTGTAGCTACTACTATGGTAGTCAGCACAACAATAGACATGGAGCGGGCTAAAGAAGGGCACATATATAAGGTACAATGACTTGTCTATTATATTAGCGAGGTGGTATCAAAATCCAAGGCCAAGTACCCACATGTACAAAAGCTCCTCTATGCCCTCTTGATTACTTCAcgcaagctacgccactactttgatgagcaCAAGGTAACAGTGGTATCTGACTTCCCACTTGGCGACGTCCTATGCAATCGGGATGCAACAGGATGCATATCCAAGTGGTCTATCGAACTCAGAGCTCAGAACATCGAGTTCATCTCCCGCAAGGCTATCAAATCTCAAGTCTTGGCTGATTTCATAGCCGAGTGGACTAAAGCCCAGCAGCCTACTTCGACAGTTATcctcgaccattggaagatgtatttcGATGGTTCCCTCAAGCTAGAAGGCGCAGACGCTGGCGTTCTCTTTATATCTTCAGATGAATAGCAGCTTAAGTATgttctacaaatactttggcctgCTACCAATAACAAAATCGAGTATGAGgccctccttcatggcctccgagtAGCAGTCTCACTTAGCATCAAGCGTTTACTCATATATGGCAACTCCTCAGTGGTCATCAACtaggtcaacaaggattggaactACACCAAGGAGACCATGGATGCTTACTGTGCAGAAGTCTGCAAACTTGAGAAACACTTCCAAGGCCTAGAAATCCTCCATGTTATGTGAGATCTTAACGTTGCAGCTGATGTTTTGGCCAAATTGGGATCAAATAGAGCCCAAGTATCCCCTGATATGTTTGTTCAGGAACTCCAAGTCCCTTCAATCAAACAAGAAGCTTCCACATCCACCAGTACTCTAACTCCTGATGTCCAGGTACTAGTGGTCAGCCTGACATGGACGCAtgtatttattgattacatctgAGATCATAAGCTGCCTGCTAACAAGGTAGAAACAGAGTAGATCACGCGCAAAAGCAAGAACTATGTCTTAGTCGAAGACAGGCTCTACCGGCGAGGTGCATCATCTGGTGTTTTTCTCAAATGCATTACGCCTGAAGAAGGGCAGCAGATCTTGGAAGAAATTCACTCCGGGTGTTGTGGCAaccatgcagcctctaggacctTAGTTGGTAAGGCTTTTAGAACTAGGTACTATTGGTCTACAACactgaaagacgtagaagagttGGTGCGACACTGCAAGGgctgtcagttctttgccaagcaAGCCCACATCCCACCTCACAATCTATCTGCATCCATCCATCATGGCCTTTTTCATGCTGGGGGCTCAatatggttggacctctcaaacgTGCACCGggtggttttgagtacatctatgTGGCCATTGACAATTTCACCAAGTGGATAAAGTACAAACCACTAGTGAAGTTCAACACTGCAAAGGCAGTCGAGTTCATGCAAGACATTATGTATCGATTTGGGATGCCCAATCGGATCATCACTGATCTCAGCTCACCTTTCACAGCTATTGAGTTCAAAAGTTGGGCTCAAGATTGTGGCATCAGCATCGGCTATGCTTCTGTCACTCATCCACAAGCAAACGCTCAAGTAGAGAGGGCTAACGGGCTATTGCTAGCCGGACTGAAGCCTCGGTTATTTGACGAGCTCAAAGATTACTGCGGCAAGTGGATCTATGAGTTACCTAAGGTAGTTTGGGGACTACGCACTCAGTAGAGTATAGCGATAGGGTACTCTCCATTTTCCTAGTTTATGGCTTAGAAGCCATCTTGCCAGCAGATTTGATATGGAACTCTCCTAAGGTTGAACAATACAATGAAGGCAAAGCAGACGAAACCCGGTCGCTAGAAATTGACAGTGCCGAAGAAATCAAGCTTAATGCACTCTTCCAGTCTGCCAGGTACCTCTAAGGCCTATGATGTGACTACGATAAGAACGTGCGCCCCTGTACTTTTCAAGTCGGAGATCTAGTCCTTAAGCGTATCCAGAATACCTTGGGACAACACAAACTACTCAGCCCTTATGAAGGCCCCTTCATCATCTCTAGAGTTACTTGGCCAGGCCCCTTCATGATGGTTTGATCTCTGAATTTTCACATTTGAGTAAGATGAATTTATTCTGTCAAATGAGGGAGACCGgagtagagagaaagagagaaccaAAACAAGTGAGAAGCCAGCCCCCTCTCCTCTTTTTATAGGCAAGGTGAGAGGGGAGGTTTTCATTATTTTTGCTGATGTGGCTTGTATTTTTCATTAGAGTCTCTAGGGGCTACAAATAGGCCCTAAACCTTATCCTACAAGCTGATATCAATGATGGAGTTGGAGTTTGTAGGATAAAGTATAAGGTTTTAGATGTTATTATTTACTCTATTATAAGAATATGATTATTCAACCAAATATCTTCTATATATCCATGGCTCTAACATCATAGATTTCTAGGGCTACAGATATCTAGTTTTCTGAAAATCCATGAATTTTCTGGAAAAGGAATTTAGTTGTGCATGGTAActgttacttccttggtctcaaAATAAGTGTCATTTTAGTTTTTActagtcaaactttctcaactttgactaaatttatacagAAAAATATTAGTATTGATGTTATGAAAAACATTTCACCATGAATCTAATGATACTGGTACCATAACTATTAGTAttgtttttctataaacttggttaaagttgagaaagtttgacttaggacaaactaGAATGACACTTATTTTGGGGGGAAATTTTTGGTGCAGCCTGGCTGCACCCTACCGCCGTGTAGATCTGCTTGGATCTAATGACACGTGTTCCAAAAATTCGATCACATGGCCATATGGTACTCTAAGAATAGGCAACTAAAAACTCCTCAGTATACTCTAAAAATAGGCAATTTAAAACTCTACCTCCTGATCGTTTGATGAATTCTATGGGACACGTGTCACCAGATCCAAATAGGTCTGCACGACGGGAGGGTGCAGCCAGGTTAAACCAAAATAAGAATTATTTTTTCTATCCCGGAGTGCGAACAAACCAACCAACAACAGGGGAGTACGGCGAGGTTGGGTGGATACGGTGGCGATGCATGGCTCGGGGGCCGTGGTAGATTGCGCCATCAGATACGTATGTGTTACTacttaattaatttattaaattaaaaaataaataGAGCTTTCGTCCAAAAGAAATTTGGTGTGCGTGCCTCGCCTAACTCCAAGTCTGATCCGCAATAGGAGGAGATCGATCTCCACCTCCAGATGTCAACGAGGAATTCTCCATCGGGGAgtgcctccccatccccgtcctcGTGGGGATGAAAATTCCGCATCCCCATCCCCATCAAGTGCCACGAGGAGACTTTCTTTCCATCCCCATCCCCGTGGGGAATTAGTCCCCGTGGGGATCCTCATGGGTCGCAGGAATTTCAtcgtcatctataaagtttacacttcaaactttatttaaatacttcaaactttatttaaatagcacatatatgttctatagtattttcgcttaataaaaattggtttaaaaccctaagtgatataacgggACTATAaaatgtaactttcgtttcgtGTTTCCGTTGATCGTTTCGACAGGAGCTAAGGTTGCATCATTGCTTATATATCATAGGTATTGGGCATTGCCAGTATATGGGCCTTTGGAATCGGGTCCCCGCGGGGAGCGGGGACGGGGGCCTGCATACCATCCTCGCCCCGTGATCTCCGACGGGGATAACTTCAGCCCCGTTTAATCTCCCGTGGGGGTAGAATTCATACCATCCCCGTCCTCTAATGGATGAATTCCCCATAGGGATTCGGGGAACGGGGCCCGTTGACATCTATATCTCCACCCGGCTCAATAAATACTCGGCTTCACACGGCTTCGCTTCGCTCCCATGGGCCTACGCACGCCTGCTGCCCATTTTCTCCTCAGCGCGTCGGCGCGGGCGGGACCGTCGACAGCGATGTGGGCAGGACCGGCAACGGCGGTGTGGCGCGTAGTGGCCCAGAATCAGCGCAGTGCTTCTGGGCGGAGAGGCACGAGGAGATGCGGGCCGTAAGTGGCCGTGACGTTGTGGGCAGAGCGGGCCGCGACGAGGACGGCACGGACGGAGCCGGGAGCAGCGACGACGGCGTGGACCTTCTCATCTCTTCCTCCATGCGTGATGCTTTTGTGGGCACGTAACCATCGGCGTCAAAGCCTTTGTCCAGGAAAAAAATAGATTCTGACATTCATCGTCCCACAAAGGACGCGGCTCTATTCGTTTCGTTGAAATTTGGCTGATGTTGATACTTatgttgatttattgtgaaagaaaaacactgttcgttcgctgaaaagtactaccGCAGAACAGGACACCTAACCATTGATGAAAGAACCCACTCATCCGATCCACATCCGACCAGAACTGCCCATGATTGTACAGTGCATATACATGCATCAACCAAAGTCTATCTTCACACATCCAATTGAGTCCATCTAGAAAACGCATCAGGACACGTGCACAAGTAAGCCCATCACCAAAATAGAATATACACGGTCGCAACTACAGTTCATTCCATCCCCATCTCTCGTTCCAAGCTTCCAGTTCCAGCGTTCCAGCTTCCAGGGCACGACGTCCCTAGCGGTGCGCGTTGCGGGCGACCCTGCATGCGGTTGAGCCATAAGGCGCTGAGGTGGCTGACTGGCAGTGAGGTGGCATCAATTGGCCGGTCGTTTGTTAATtaatataagagcatctccaagagtttgccaAAATTAActtggcaaatcttgtgatttgGCAACTTGCTAAAATATATGCCAAGTGAAAAAATagaccatctccaagagttccctattTTTGACTTGGCAAAACTAAAAAAAGAAGGGCCCACCAATATTTTTCTGTTGACCGGTACGTGGGGAGGTCGAGCGCCTGGATTCCTTCGTCGCACGCAGGAGGCCGCCGCGAAGGAGAGGTCGCGATCTCCTCTTCCACGCCGCCACGCAAAACGCCGATCTCCCGTTGCCGATCCTTCTCTATTTTTGTGCTTGGTCAACAGAAAAACGGGAACTCTTGTTGCCGATCCTTCTCCTGTCCCGTTGCCGATCCTTCTCCTCTCCCGTTGCCGGCCTACACCAACAGAAGCCGCCCATCTCCTCCTCCCTGTGCCGGCATCTTTTCCTCCCTGTGTGCTGCCCATCTCCTCCACCAGCCGGTCCTGGGAATCATGCCTAGGAAGAGGTCCCGTGCGCGAAGACAATTGGATGAttcatcatccgatgatgatgacTCCCTAATATTATCGGCTGCTCGAATTGTGCAAACCTTTTCCAATGACAAAGGAAGACACGGTGGCTCTGTCGAAGGTCATAGAGTTCTTTACCGGGATAGAGAAGGTGGCCATGACAGGATGTTTCGAGATTATTTGGCGGACAATCCAACATACGGCCCCGAAATATTCCGTCGAAGGTTGTTGTTCTTCAACTTGGGATTAATTTGTTTTATGTGCTCAAATATTATTAGAGTTGTCAAactttagttttgttttcttcaGGTATAGGATGTCTAGGGAACTTTTCTTACGCATAATGAATGCTGTTGAAGCACACGATGAGTACTTTGTGCAGAAAAGGAATGCGGCCAACGTTCTTGGGTTGAGTTGCTT
This region includes:
- the LOC136496150 gene encoding uncharacterized protein; translated protein: MTVPKVLIDGDVGLNIIFADTLKKIDLDFTSLLTPTDVPFYEIVPDKAAMPLEQITLPVTFDNPNNFQTEFMKFEVAYFESSYHAIFGRPALAKFMDVPHYLYLLLKMSGPNGVLSFRGDLKRSYDCDTGAVQIVARAQQAYEA